A genomic window from Winogradskyella sp. J14-2 includes:
- the cdaA gene encoding diadenylate cyclase CdaA gives MENLQLWEFRFIDFVDVFLVAILLYYIYKLVKGTVAINIFIGILIIYFAWRLTDYLQMQMLYSIFDGFMKVGIIALIVVFQPEIRKFLLLVGSTNIGGKKGIFKNFKFLKNENQTSTDVEAIINACNRMGATNTGALIVIERNNNLDFLTNTGDDTNILVSQPIIESIFFKNSPLHDGAIIIDKNVVKATRVILPVNNEKHIPERFGLRHRAAIGITEKTDALAIAVSEETGQISYIKNGEFVMFKDTDDLVKKIKEDLN, from the coding sequence TTGGAAAACCTTCAACTTTGGGAATTTAGATTTATAGATTTTGTAGATGTTTTCCTTGTGGCTATTCTACTCTATTACATCTATAAGCTTGTAAAAGGCACTGTGGCTATCAATATTTTTATTGGTATTCTTATCATCTATTTTGCATGGAGACTTACAGACTACCTACAAATGCAGATGCTTTACAGCATTTTTGACGGGTTTATGAAAGTTGGTATTATTGCACTTATCGTGGTCTTTCAGCCAGAAATACGAAAATTTTTACTACTTGTAGGCTCAACCAATATTGGAGGCAAAAAAGGAATTTTTAAAAATTTTAAATTTCTTAAAAACGAAAATCAGACTTCTACCGATGTCGAAGCTATTATCAACGCCTGCAATAGAATGGGCGCTACCAATACTGGAGCATTAATTGTTATAGAACGCAACAACAATTTAGATTTCTTAACCAATACTGGTGACGACACCAATATTTTAGTCTCGCAACCCATTATAGAAAGTATTTTCTTTAAAAATAGCCCACTGCATGATGGTGCTATTATCATTGACAAAAACGTAGTAAAAGCAACACGTGTTATCTTACCGGTTAATAACGAAAAACACATACCAGAACGTTTTGGCCTGCGCCACAGAGCTGCCATAGGTATTACTGAAAAAACAGATGCACTTGCCATTGCTGTGAGTGAAGAAACAGGACAAATATCATATATTAAAAATGGTGAATTTGTAATGTTTAAAGACACTGATGATCTTGTAAAAAAGATTAAAGAAGACTTAAACTAA
- a CDS encoding DUF3667 domain-containing protein: MNCKNCNTELKEQYDYCSRCGGKVIRNRLTLKNLFTHLSETFFNYDNKLLQTFIQLFKKPEDVIVGYINGTRKKYVNVISYFALAITLSGLQIYVLKQFQTEISLYDLNTEIGKTQQAVFDSTYSFMTDYQSLIMMLYIPIYALIARLTFMGIKTYNYTELIVIFLYGQAQLSICIAILTVALVPTKLISFEAFGLLTIPIMVLYFTYCLKRVYGLSFTQILLRSLLFIGILIVLFVIITIASTIIMYYNGSLDAMIESKRAEIEATKTIKDTIN, translated from the coding sequence ATGAATTGTAAAAACTGTAATACCGAGTTAAAAGAGCAATATGATTATTGCAGTCGTTGTGGTGGAAAAGTAATCCGTAACAGACTTACCTTAAAAAACTTATTTACACATCTTAGTGAAACCTTTTTTAATTACGACAACAAGCTGCTCCAAACTTTTATTCAGCTTTTTAAAAAACCAGAAGATGTTATTGTTGGTTATATAAATGGCACCAGAAAAAAGTACGTAAACGTTATCAGCTATTTTGCCTTAGCCATTACTTTGTCTGGTCTACAAATTTATGTCTTGAAGCAATTTCAGACTGAGATTTCACTTTACGATTTAAATACAGAAATCGGTAAAACGCAGCAAGCTGTCTTTGATTCTACATATAGTTTTATGACCGACTATCAGTCACTTATAATGATGTTATATATACCAATCTATGCCTTAATCGCGAGGCTTACTTTTATGGGTATAAAAACATATAATTACACGGAATTAATTGTTATTTTTTTGTACGGCCAAGCACAACTATCTATATGTATCGCCATCTTAACAGTTGCGTTAGTACCCACTAAACTAATATCTTTTGAAGCATTTGGATTGCTTACGATACCAATTATGGTTTTATATTTTACATACTGCCTTAAACGTGTTTACGGTCTTAGTTTTACCCAAATACTACTTAGATCTCTTCTATTTATTGGTATTCTAATCGTACTATTTGTCATTATAACAATAGCATCTACCATTATAATGTATTATAATGGGTCATTGGACGCTATGATAGAATCCAAAAGAGCTGAAATTGAAGCTACCAAAACAATAAAAGATACAATTAATTAA
- a CDS encoding metallophosphoesterase family protein: protein MQKILLLSDTHSYIDDTIIKYVMQADEVWHAGDIGDLKVTDEIRKHKPLKAVYGNIDDTKARAEFPLNLRFKCEDVDVWITHIGGYPPKYNGRVRETLQNNPPDLFICGHSHILKVIPDKKLNLLHMNPGAVGKHGFHQKRTMLRFKIDGKQIKELEVIEFDR, encoded by the coding sequence ATGCAAAAGATACTCCTCTTATCAGATACACACAGTTACATTGATGACACTATTATTAAATATGTAATGCAAGCCGATGAAGTTTGGCATGCTGGTGATATCGGAGACTTAAAAGTAACTGATGAAATAAGGAAGCATAAGCCATTAAAAGCCGTTTATGGTAATATTGATGACACCAAAGCAAGAGCTGAATTCCCCTTGAATCTGCGTTTTAAATGTGAAGATGTTGATGTTTGGATAACACACATTGGTGGTTATCCTCCTAAATATAATGGTCGGGTTAGAGAAACACTTCAAAATAATCCTCCAGATTTATTTATATGTGGTCATTCTCACATACTAAAGGTGATTCCAGATAAGAAATTGAATCTACTACACATGAATCCAGGCGCTGTTGGCAAACATGGATTCCATCAAAAAAGAACAATGCTGAGATTTAAAATTGATGGTAAACAAATTAAAGAGTTAGAAGTTATAGAATTTGATAGATAA
- the rpsT gene encoding 30S ribosomal protein S20 → MANHKSALKRIRSSEKKRVLNRYQHKTTRNAVKKLRELTDAKEAQNMLPSVISMIDKLAKKNIIHSNKAGNLKSQLTKHVAAL, encoded by the coding sequence ATGGCAAATCATAAGTCAGCATTAAAAAGAATTAGAAGTAGCGAAAAAAAAAGAGTGCTAAACAGATATCAGCATAAAACTACGCGTAATGCTGTAAAAAAATTACGTGAGTTAACAGATGCTAAGGAAGCACAAAACATGTTACCTTCGGTAATTAGCATGATTGATAAGTTGGCTAAGAAAAATATTATACACTCTAATAAGGCTGGCAATTTAAAGTCTCAGTTAACTAAACATGTTGCCGCATTATAA
- the rho gene encoding transcription termination factor Rho, which yields MFEISQLKAKKLPELQDIAKQLNVPKYRSMKKLDLVYQILDYQAANPEAVKAKVETDSNQKPEQKQNKPQPKRARVQRKPKDNNEQKSIEFSDKKEDQKDQDQKSNKDEQNTQRQDNNKSNDRKNDNRRSNGNQKNDNRQNRNNNNNNQKNNGNKDNRNRYREPDFEFDAIIESEGVLDIMQDGYGFLRSSDYNYLTSPDDIYVSQSQIRLFGLKKGDTVLGHVRPPKEGEKYFPLIKVSKINGQDPNVVRDRVAFEHLTPLFPKEKFNIAERQSTISTRIMDLFSPIGKGQRGMIVSQPKTGKTMLLKDVANAIAANHPEVYQMILLIDERPEEVTDMQRNVRGEVIASTFDKEAHEHVKIADIVLEKAKRLVECGHDVVILLDSITRLARAYNTVQPASGKILSGGVDANALHRPKRFFGAARNIENGGSLTIIATALTETGSKMDEVIFEEFKGTGNMELQLDRKISNRRIFPAIDLTSSSTRRDDLLLDDNTIQRMWVMRKYLADMNPVEAMEFINDRFKQTRNNEEFLISMNG from the coding sequence ATGTTTGAAATTTCACAGTTAAAAGCTAAAAAGCTTCCTGAATTACAGGATATAGCTAAACAACTCAATGTACCTAAGTATCGCTCAATGAAAAAGCTAGACTTGGTATATCAAATCTTAGATTATCAAGCTGCAAATCCGGAAGCAGTAAAAGCAAAAGTTGAAACAGACTCTAACCAAAAGCCAGAGCAAAAACAAAATAAGCCTCAACCAAAAAGAGCTAGAGTACAGAGAAAACCAAAAGATAATAACGAACAAAAATCTATAGAGTTTTCGGATAAAAAAGAAGACCAAAAGGATCAAGATCAAAAGTCGAATAAAGACGAGCAGAATACTCAGCGCCAAGACAATAATAAGTCTAATGATCGTAAAAACGACAATAGACGCTCTAACGGCAATCAGAAAAACGATAATAGACAAAACCGAAATAACAATAACAACAACCAAAAAAATAATGGTAATAAGGATAACAGAAACCGTTATCGCGAACCAGATTTTGAGTTTGATGCCATTATTGAAAGTGAAGGCGTTTTAGATATTATGCAAGATGGTTATGGATTCTTAAGATCTTCTGACTATAACTACTTAACCTCGCCTGACGATATTTATGTATCGCAATCACAAATACGTTTATTTGGTTTAAAGAAAGGTGATACAGTACTTGGCCATGTAAGACCACCTAAAGAAGGTGAAAAGTATTTCCCTCTTATTAAGGTGAGTAAAATCAATGGACAAGATCCAAACGTAGTTAGAGATCGTGTTGCTTTTGAGCACTTAACTCCACTTTTCCCAAAAGAAAAATTTAACATAGCAGAAAGACAAAGCACAATTTCTACAAGAATCATGGATTTGTTTTCTCCTATAGGAAAAGGCCAACGTGGCATGATTGTATCTCAACCAAAAACTGGTAAAACCATGTTACTCAAGGACGTGGCTAATGCAATAGCTGCTAATCACCCTGAAGTTTATCAAATGATATTACTTATTGATGAAAGACCTGAGGAAGTAACAGACATGCAACGTAATGTACGTGGTGAAGTTATTGCCTCTACTTTTGATAAGGAAGCTCACGAGCACGTAAAAATTGCAGATATTGTTTTAGAAAAGGCAAAACGTTTAGTAGAGTGTGGACATGATGTTGTAATTTTATTAGATTCTATTACTCGTTTAGCAAGAGCATATAATACCGTACAACCTGCTTCTGGTAAAATCTTATCTGGTGGTGTTGATGCAAATGCTTTACATAGACCAAAACGTTTCTTTGGTGCTGCTCGTAATATCGAAAATGGTGGTTCTTTAACCATTATTGCAACGGCATTAACAGAAACCGGTTCTAAAATGGACGAAGTTATCTTTGAAGAGTTTAAAGGTACTGGTAATATGGAATTACAGTTAGATCGTAAGATTTCTAACCGTCGTATTTTCCCTGCTATAGATCTTACATCATCTAGCACAAGACGAGATGATTTATTACTAGATGATAACACCATTCAAAGAATGTGGGTTATGCGAAAATATCTCGCAGATATGAACCCTGTTGAAGCCATGGAATTTATAAATGATCGTTTTAAGCAAACGAGAAATAATGAAGAGTTTCTTATTTCTATGAACGGATAA
- a CDS encoding DUF3667 domain-containing protein, translating to MNCKNCHKALRDTQKYCDECGAKVIQNRLTPKIIANQINEQFISLDNKFLKTFIDLFKQPESVIVNYIEGTRKKYIDVLQYFAVSLTLAGIQVFLMTTFFKDVIGFNTEFIEGVQNLPGQENNPFAGIEYDMFTKYQGLIYILTVPLSALGSWLAYYVTGNRKYNYTEHLVLNLYYSAQIIIITAFFSILFLLFGLNYLIVSTILTLPTFLYLFYVLKRIFRESFVNTLAKFLITMIIYMVSILFLMVLVIIILVVQQILNQ from the coding sequence ATGAATTGTAAAAATTGTCATAAAGCTCTAAGGGATACACAAAAGTATTGTGATGAGTGTGGTGCAAAAGTGATTCAAAACCGTTTAACACCAAAGATTATTGCAAACCAAATAAATGAGCAGTTTATTTCTTTAGACAACAAGTTTTTAAAAACATTTATTGATCTTTTTAAACAACCAGAATCAGTTATAGTCAATTATATTGAGGGTACAAGGAAAAAATATATTGATGTATTACAATACTTCGCTGTATCCTTAACTCTTGCTGGTATTCAGGTGTTTTTAATGACTACTTTTTTTAAAGATGTTATTGGGTTTAATACTGAATTTATTGAAGGTGTTCAAAATCTACCAGGACAAGAAAACAACCCTTTTGCTGGTATAGAATACGACATGTTTACAAAATACCAAGGCCTTATTTATATCTTAACAGTTCCTCTATCTGCTCTAGGCTCATGGCTAGCATACTATGTTACTGGCAATAGAAAATATAATTACACTGAACATCTTGTATTAAACCTATACTACTCTGCCCAAATTATTATAATTACAGCTTTTTTTAGCATTTTATTTTTACTATTTGGTTTAAACTATCTAATTGTTTCCACCATACTTACGTTACCTACGTTCCTATATTTATTCTATGTACTCAAGCGTATATTTAGAGAAAGCTTTGTGAATACTTTGGCCAAATTCTTAATCACAATGATTATTTATATGGTGTCAATATTATTCTTAATGGTATTGGTTATTATAATTTTAGTAGTTCAGCAAATTCTTAATCAATGA
- the proS gene encoding proline--tRNA ligase — protein MSKNLTTRAEDYSKWYNELVVKADLAENSAVRGCMVIKPYGYAIWEKMQAELDRMFKETGHQNAYFPLFVPKSLFEAEEKNAEGFAKECAVVTHYRLQSDPDNKGKLRVDPNAKLEEELVVRPTSEAIIWNTYRGWIQSYRDLPILVNQWANVVRWEMRTRLFLRTAEFLWQEGHTAHATKEEAIAETIQMNNVYAQFVENFMAIPVIQGIKTESERFAGAEDTYCIEALMQDGKALQAGTSHFLGQNFAEAFDVKFTNKEGKLDYVWATSWGVSTRLMGALIMTHSDDKGLVLPPNLAPHQVVIVPIYKNEEQFDAIKKVADQIISDLRELNIRVKFDARDTLRPGAKFAQHELQGVPLRIAIGPKDLENETVELARRDTFTKETVILDRVNVVVEDLLEEIQESLFNKALSFRNSHITEVNSFEEFKKVLETKLGFVSAHWDGTAETEQKIKELTKATIRCIPLDNKKEEGKCVFTGNPSNQRVLFAKAY, from the coding sequence ATGAGTAAAAATCTTACTACAAGGGCTGAAGATTATTCAAAATGGTATAATGAGTTGGTTGTAAAGGCCGATTTAGCTGAAAATTCTGCTGTTCGTGGATGTATGGTTATCAAACCTTATGGTTATGCAATTTGGGAGAAAATGCAGGCAGAGCTAGATAGAATGTTTAAAGAAACAGGGCATCAAAATGCTTATTTTCCTTTATTCGTTCCAAAAAGTTTATTTGAAGCTGAAGAGAAAAATGCAGAGGGTTTTGCCAAAGAGTGCGCTGTAGTAACCCATTATAGATTACAGTCGGATCCCGATAATAAAGGTAAGCTTAGAGTAGACCCAAATGCTAAACTTGAAGAAGAACTTGTTGTTAGACCAACCAGCGAAGCGATAATTTGGAATACATATAGAGGATGGATTCAAAGTTATAGAGATTTGCCAATTTTGGTAAACCAATGGGCAAATGTTGTACGCTGGGAAATGAGAACCAGATTATTTTTAAGAACAGCTGAGTTTTTGTGGCAAGAGGGACATACAGCCCATGCAACCAAAGAAGAGGCGATTGCCGAGACTATACAGATGAATAACGTCTATGCTCAGTTTGTTGAGAATTTTATGGCGATACCTGTTATTCAAGGTATAAAAACAGAGAGTGAACGCTTTGCTGGTGCCGAAGATACCTATTGTATAGAAGCCTTAATGCAAGATGGAAAAGCTCTACAAGCTGGGACATCGCACTTTTTAGGACAAAATTTTGCTGAAGCTTTTGATGTTAAATTTACTAATAAAGAAGGAAAACTAGATTATGTTTGGGCCACGTCTTGGGGAGTTTCTACGCGATTGATGGGTGCTTTAATTATGACGCATAGCGATGATAAGGGTTTGGTGTTACCACCTAATCTGGCTCCGCATCAGGTAGTGATAGTTCCTATTTATAAAAATGAAGAACAGTTTGATGCTATAAAAAAAGTAGCAGACCAAATAATTAGTGATTTAAGAGAATTAAACATAAGAGTAAAATTTGATGCTAGAGACACATTGCGTCCTGGTGCGAAATTTGCACAGCACGAATTACAAGGTGTGCCACTTAGAATTGCTATTGGGCCAAAGGATTTAGAAAACGAAACTGTAGAATTAGCTCGAAGAGATACTTTTACTAAAGAGACTGTAATTTTAGATAGAGTTAATGTAGTTGTTGAAGATTTGCTTGAGGAAATTCAAGAGAGTTTATTCAACAAAGCTTTAAGTTTTAGAAATTCTCATATTACAGAGGTCAATAGTTTTGAAGAGTTTAAAAAAGTGCTAGAAACGAAATTAGGTTTTGTTTCCGCTCATTGGGATGGCACGGCAGAAACTGAGCAAAAGATAAAGGAGCTAACAAAAGCAACTATTAGATGCATACCTTTAGACAATAAAAAAGAAGAAGGAAAGTGCGTGTTTACTGGTAACCCATCCAATCAGCGCGTATTGTTTGCCAAGGCATATTAA
- a CDS encoding ABC transporter ATP-binding protein has translation MAEKNKKKIFDTTLFKRLLDYIKPYKTVFIISLICVIGLAVFGALRPRILKDAIDIKIANKEYSGFVFYMGIMLVLLVLEVVSQLLFIYYASWLGQSVVKDIRVKLFKHILKLKMTYFDKSSVGVLITRAVTDMERIADIFGQGLFMIFSDILKMLVVAIFMAFINLKLSLIVFATMPVIIVATKIFQKYMKRAFEDVRTEVSNLNSFVQERVTGMKILQLFTREATEYKKFKEINERHKKGWLKTVWYNSIFFPVAEFVSSLTMALVILVGGFTAINQGATTTLGDLISFTMFIPMLFRPLYQIANKFNTLQMGMVAADRVFRVLDTTSNIDDFGTIEANHFKGAIEFDNVRFSYVKDEEVLKGISFNVEAGETVAIVGATGAGKSTIINLLNRFYEINSGHIRIDGTDIKDMTLSSLRNQIAVVLQDVFLFADTILNNITLNNEYITEDDVVTAAKAIGIHDFITSLPGGYHYNVKERGVMLSSGQRQLISFLRAYVTNPSILILDEATSSVDSYSEQLIQDATDTITKGRTSIVIAHRLATIQQADKIIVMDAGQIVEIGTHKSLLKKKDGYYKNLYEVQFLKAEAV, from the coding sequence ATGGCAGAAAAAAATAAAAAGAAAATATTTGACACAACGCTTTTTAAGCGTTTATTGGATTATATAAAACCTTACAAAACAGTATTTATAATCTCTTTGATTTGTGTTATTGGTTTGGCTGTTTTTGGTGCGTTAAGGCCAAGGATTTTAAAGGATGCAATAGATATTAAAATAGCCAATAAAGAGTATAGTGGTTTTGTGTTTTACATGGGTATTATGCTTGTGCTTCTTGTTTTAGAAGTTGTATCTCAGTTACTATTTATTTATTACGCAAGTTGGTTGGGTCAATCAGTTGTAAAAGATATTCGTGTCAAACTTTTTAAGCATATCCTAAAGCTTAAAATGACTTATTTTGATAAGTCGTCTGTTGGTGTTTTAATAACCAGAGCTGTAACAGACATGGAGCGTATTGCGGATATTTTTGGGCAAGGACTATTCATGATTTTTAGTGATATTCTAAAAATGTTGGTTGTGGCGATTTTTATGGCATTTATCAACTTAAAATTGAGTTTAATTGTTTTTGCAACGATGCCTGTAATTATTGTTGCTACTAAGATTTTTCAGAAGTATATGAAGAGAGCTTTTGAAGATGTACGAACTGAAGTCTCCAACCTTAATTCTTTTGTGCAAGAGCGTGTTACCGGAATGAAAATTTTACAGCTGTTTACACGAGAAGCTACTGAATACAAAAAGTTTAAAGAAATAAACGAACGTCATAAAAAAGGCTGGTTAAAAACCGTTTGGTATAATTCTATTTTCTTTCCAGTAGCTGAGTTTGTGTCTTCGCTTACTATGGCCTTGGTAATTTTAGTTGGAGGATTTACAGCTATAAACCAAGGTGCAACCACAACCTTGGGTGATTTGATTTCGTTTACAATGTTTATCCCTATGCTTTTTAGACCATTGTATCAAATTGCCAATAAATTTAATACGCTGCAAATGGGAATGGTTGCTGCAGATCGTGTATTTAGAGTGTTAGATACAACCTCTAATATAGATGATTTTGGTACAATTGAAGCCAATCATTTTAAAGGTGCAATTGAGTTTGATAATGTTAGATTCTCTTATGTTAAGGATGAAGAAGTTTTAAAAGGCATTTCTTTTAATGTAGAAGCAGGTGAAACAGTGGCTATCGTAGGTGCTACAGGAGCCGGAAAATCTACAATCATCAACTTATTGAATCGTTTTTATGAAATAAATTCTGGACATATAAGAATTGATGGTACAGACATAAAGGATATGACCCTAAGCTCATTACGTAACCAGATCGCAGTCGTATTGCAAGACGTATTTTTGTTTGCGGATACCATTCTAAATAACATTACGCTTAATAACGAATATATCACAGAAGACGATGTTGTTACTGCAGCTAAAGCTATTGGTATACACGACTTTATAACAAGCCTACCAGGTGGATATCATTACAACGTAAAAGAACGTGGTGTTATGCTCTCTTCTGGTCAGCGTCAACTGATTTCGTTTTTAAGGGCTTACGTCACTAATCCAAGTATTCTAATTTTGGATGAAGCTACTTCTTCTGTAGATTCATACTCAGAGCAATTAATACAAGATGCTACAGATACAATTACCAAAGGAAGGACATCTATTGTTATTGCACATAGATTAGCGACTATTCAGCAGGCTGATAAAATTATTGTCATGGATGCTGGTCAAATAGTTGAGATAGGAACACACAAATCTTTACTTAAGAAGAAAGATGGTTATTACAAAAATCTTTATGAAGTTCAGTTCTTAAAGGCTGAGGCAGTTTAA
- a CDS encoding OmpP1/FadL family transporter, translated as MKKLLMLLCIGLASTSYILGQDLSDAVRYSMDEIQGTARFRAMSGAFGALGGDMSAVNINPAGSAIFNNSHASISVGIFNKNDDINYFSGFTNSSNHNFDLNQLGATFVFANRNESSPWKKFTLGAAYDRSADFDEDWMARGINPNNTIGSYFLSNAQNLRLDEISAFPDETIPQAYSEIGSLYGFRNQQAFLGFEGFIIDPVENTDENTAYTSNIDLNGTNFNQEFFYSSRGYNGKLAFNLATSYEDKIFLGVNLNAHFINYERSTFLNESNSNENSTITNVDFENNLLTTGNGFSFQLGGIAKITEEFRVGLSYNSPTWFRISEETSQYLATSSTTEGNTIINPNVVNIFPEYRLQTPSKLTGSLAYVFGKKGLISFDYTIKDFSGVKFRPASDMFFSALNSSINNALATASSYRIGGEYRYKQLSFRGGYRFEESPYKDDTFFGDLTGYSLGLGYNFGSLNLDLAFSQAQRDTNYQLYNVGLTDSAEFQSKFTDIILTFGFKI; from the coding sequence ATGAAAAAATTACTTATGTTATTATGCATAGGCCTAGCGAGTACTTCTTATATTCTGGGACAAGATTTATCTGACGCCGTTCGCTATTCTATGGATGAAATTCAAGGAACAGCTCGTTTTAGAGCTATGAGTGGCGCCTTTGGTGCACTTGGTGGCGATATGTCGGCCGTGAATATAAACCCAGCAGGATCTGCTATTTTTAACAATAGTCATGCCTCAATTTCTGTTGGTATTTTTAATAAGAATGATGACATCAATTATTTCAGCGGATTTACAAACTCTTCAAATCATAATTTTGATTTGAATCAGCTTGGAGCAACATTTGTTTTTGCAAATAGAAATGAAAGTTCACCATGGAAAAAATTCACACTAGGCGCTGCATACGATAGATCCGCTGATTTTGATGAAGATTGGATGGCTAGAGGAATTAATCCAAATAATACTATAGGAAGTTATTTTCTATCAAATGCTCAAAATTTAAGGCTTGATGAAATTTCCGCTTTTCCTGATGAAACGATACCTCAAGCGTACTCTGAAATTGGTTCTTTATATGGATTTAGAAATCAACAAGCTTTTTTAGGTTTTGAAGGATTTATAATTGACCCAGTTGAAAACACAGATGAGAATACTGCCTATACCTCAAATATAGATCTAAATGGAACAAATTTTAACCAAGAGTTCTTTTATTCAAGTAGAGGTTATAATGGAAAATTAGCATTTAATTTGGCGACAAGTTATGAGGATAAAATATTTCTGGGAGTTAATCTTAACGCTCATTTTATTAACTATGAAAGAAGTACATTTTTAAACGAAAGTAACTCAAACGAAAACTCAACCATTACAAATGTTGATTTTGAAAATAATCTTCTAACAACAGGAAACGGTTTCTCTTTTCAGTTAGGTGGAATTGCTAAAATCACTGAAGAGTTTAGAGTTGGCCTATCTTATAATTCACCTACTTGGTTTAGAATATCTGAAGAAACCTCTCAATATCTAGCGACCTCGAGCACAACTGAAGGCAATACAATTATAAATCCAAACGTGGTTAATATTTTCCCTGAATATAGATTACAAACACCTTCAAAGCTTACTGGAAGTTTAGCTTATGTTTTTGGTAAAAAAGGATTGATTAGTTTTGATTATACCATTAAAGACTTTAGTGGGGTTAAATTTAGACCAGCTTCTGATATGTTTTTTTCAGCATTAAATAGCTCTATTAATAATGCTTTAGCTACAGCAAGTTCTTATAGAATTGGTGGCGAGTACCGATATAAACAACTAAGCTTTAGAGGTGGTTACCGATTTGAAGAAAGCCCTTATAAGGATGATACTTTTTTTGGTGATTTAACCGGATATTCACTTGGCCTAGGGTATAATTTTGGAAGTCTAAATCTTGATTTAGCTTTTAGTCAGGCCCAACGTGATACAAATTACCAATTATATAATGTCGGCCTTACTGACTCAGCAGAATTTCAATCCAAGTTTACAGATATTATTTTAACTTTTGGATTTAAAATTTAA
- the truA gene encoding tRNA pseudouridine(38-40) synthase TruA, with product MRYFLELSYNGKAYHGWQNQPNAISVQEVIEKALSTILKETIHIVGAGRTDAGVHASQMYAHFDFEGDFKEKDLTYKLNSFLPKDIAIHDIFEVKPESHARFDALSRTYHYRVSTLKNVFDYDYSYQMHLPLDVDAMNKACKILFEYKDFQCFSKSNTDVKTYNCNIMEAFWTQNDDELFFTIKANRFLRNMVRAIVGTMVNIGLGKLKPEDLHQIIASKDRGNAGFSVPAHGLYLVNIEYPEAIKI from the coding sequence TTGAGATATTTTTTAGAGTTATCATACAATGGTAAAGCCTATCATGGTTGGCAAAATCAGCCAAACGCTATTTCGGTACAAGAAGTTATAGAAAAAGCACTGAGTACTATTTTAAAAGAAACTATCCATATTGTTGGTGCAGGTAGAACAGATGCAGGTGTGCACGCATCCCAAATGTATGCTCATTTTGATTTTGAAGGCGACTTTAAAGAAAAAGATCTTACTTATAAGTTAAATTCCTTTTTACCTAAGGACATTGCAATACATGATATCTTTGAGGTTAAACCAGAATCTCATGCCAGATTCGATGCTTTAAGTAGAACGTATCATTACAGAGTTTCAACATTAAAAAATGTATTTGATTACGATTATTCATATCAAATGCATTTACCTTTAGATGTTGATGCCATGAACAAGGCTTGTAAAATTTTATTTGAGTATAAAGACTTTCAATGCTTTTCTAAGAGTAATACAGATGTAAAAACCTATAATTGTAATATTATGGAAGCGTTCTGGACTCAAAATGATGATGAACTCTTCTTTACCATAAAAGCTAACCGGTTTCTACGAAATATGGTTAGAGCCATTGTTGGTACTATGGTAAATATTGGTTTAGGGAAATTAAAACCTGAAGATTTACATCAAATAATCGCATCAAAGGATAGAGGCAATGCAGGATTTTCAGTTCCTGCACATGGACTATATTTGGTAAATATTGAATATCCTGAAGCAATTAAAATTTAA
- a CDS encoding DUF4293 domain-containing protein, translated as MIQRIQTLYLFLSVVISAGLIFVFYLWTNTEDTKVFATDNYLYLGLFLASALLSLISIFSFKNRKSQFVMGRVNIILNFILLGIFVYQSLNLSGETNVSEKGIGILLPIFSIVCLVLANKAIKKDEDLVKSVDRLR; from the coding sequence ATGATTCAACGTATACAAACACTTTATTTATTTTTATCTGTAGTTATTTCTGCAGGACTAATATTTGTGTTTTATCTGTGGACTAACACTGAGGATACGAAAGTTTTTGCAACAGATAATTATTTGTATTTGGGCTTGTTTTTAGCGTCGGCTTTATTATCTTTAATCTCGATTTTTAGTTTTAAAAATAGAAAGTCTCAATTTGTAATGGGACGAGTTAATATAATATTAAACTTTATTTTACTAGGAATCTTTGTATATCAATCTCTAAATTTATCTGGAGAGACGAATGTTTCTGAGAAAGGTATTGGGATTCTTCTTCCTATTTTTTCTATTGTGTGTTTAGTCTTGGCAAACAAGGCTATTAAAAAGGACGAAGATCTTGTAAAATCTGTAGATAGATTACGATAG